A window of the Haloarcula litorea genome harbors these coding sequences:
- a CDS encoding winged helix-turn-helix domain-containing protein — MEDKQLPKRLFRQFLIALETMEPERWDKNDFEAVSALFQGLAHEVRLALLLGIYQDKSLNEIAEFIDITRGAMQDHIEKLVATDLLYRPEESGKTYDLTPFGEFFVQFLLENEETLVDAIDHLKMEKEKVQEAVDEVRSQVDEADVPVSEKDWERKVHSKKWQQAWDGIEEILEDER; from the coding sequence ATGGAGGACAAGCAGTTACCCAAACGCCTTTTTAGGCAGTTCCTCATAGCATTAGAAACGATGGAGCCTGAGCGCTGGGATAAAAACGATTTCGAGGCTGTTTCCGCCCTGTTTCAAGGGTTGGCTCACGAGGTCCGCCTGGCTCTGCTGCTCGGGATTTACCAAGACAAGTCTCTGAATGAGATCGCAGAGTTCATCGATATTACGCGAGGTGCTATGCAAGATCATATTGAGAAACTGGTCGCGACAGATCTCTTGTACCGTCCTGAGGAGTCTGGGAAAACGTACGACTTGACCCCGTTCGGTGAGTTCTTCGTACAGTTCCTGTTGGAGAATGAGGAGACACTAGTTGACGCAATCGACCACTTGAAGATGGAGAAGGAGAAGGTACAGGAAGCGGTCGACGAGGTCCGTAGCCAAGTTGATGAAGCGGACGTTCCGGTATCAGAGAAAGACTGGGAGCGAAAGGTGCATTCGAAAAAATGGCAGCAGGCCTGGGACGGTATCGAGGAGATTCTCGAAGATGAACGGTAG